From one Actinomyces sp. Marseille-P3109 genomic stretch:
- a CDS encoding arsenic resistance protein has product MGDAGEEAQVVVWMERHQVALYLSALAAGAVLGLTVPALRSLLEAAITPVLAALLYATFLGVPFNRLRAAFSDARFMTALLVVNFLAVPAVVLPLSWLVADEPGLLAGTLLVLLAPCVDYVMVFTRLAGGAWSRTLASSPVLMLVQALVLPLWLALAAGTSSSPGGGISWSPFVQAFLVMIALPLVLSVLTRQGAGSSSSVARCSQALAATSTSLMVPLMMVTLALVVASQVPQVVSRPDVVARVIPLFVAFALIMPAVGDAIGCLARQGREERLALAFSGVTRNSLVVLPLALSLSDSMKVVPIVVVTQTLVELIVMVIDVRLLPRLIR; this is encoded by the coding sequence GTGGGGGACGCGGGGGAGGAGGCTCAGGTGGTCGTGTGGATGGAGCGCCACCAGGTGGCCCTCTACCTGAGCGCTCTCGCGGCCGGCGCCGTCCTGGGGCTGACCGTCCCGGCGCTGCGCAGCCTCCTTGAGGCAGCCATCACCCCGGTCCTGGCCGCACTGCTCTACGCAACCTTCCTCGGCGTCCCCTTCAACCGCCTGCGGGCCGCCTTCTCCGACGCCAGGTTCATGACGGCACTCCTGGTGGTCAACTTCCTCGCGGTGCCGGCAGTGGTGCTGCCCCTGTCCTGGCTGGTCGCCGATGAGCCGGGGCTCCTGGCAGGCACTCTCCTGGTGCTCCTGGCGCCCTGCGTCGACTACGTCATGGTCTTCACTCGCCTGGCCGGGGGAGCCTGGTCGCGCACTCTGGCGTCATCCCCGGTGCTCATGCTCGTTCAGGCCCTCGTGCTGCCCCTGTGGCTGGCGCTCGCGGCCGGAACCTCCAGCTCTCCAGGGGGCGGCATCAGCTGGTCGCCCTTCGTCCAGGCCTTCCTGGTCATGATCGCGTTGCCGCTGGTCCTGTCGGTACTGACCCGGCAGGGCGCCGGGAGCTCCTCCTCGGTGGCGCGGTGCTCCCAGGCGCTGGCCGCAACGTCGACGTCGCTCATGGTTCCGCTCATGATGGTGACCCTGGCGCTCGTTGTCGCCTCGCAGGTTCCTCAGGTCGTCTCCCGGCCCGACGTCGTGGCCCGGGTTATTCCCCTCTTCGTGGCCTTCGCGCTCATCATGCCGGCTGTCGGTGACGCTATCGGCTGTCTGGCCCGCCAGGGGCGCGAGGAGCGTCTTGCTCTCGCCTTCTCCGGAGTCACCCGCAATTCCCTGGTAGTTCTCCCACTTGCTTTGTCTCTGTCCGATTCTATGAAGGTTGTGCCGATTGTCGTGGTTACTCAGACGCTGGTGGAACTGATTGTCATGGTGATTGATGTCCGCTTGCTTCCTCGTCTGATTCGTTAG
- a CDS encoding LLM class flavin-dependent oxidoreductase, with product MKSFGFLSFGHYGHGRGPGDPDAAQALKDAVEIAVGADEIGVNGAYWRVHHYARQAAAPIPLLSAAGARTKRIEVGTGVIDMRYENPLYLAEEVAALDLLTDQRIAIGISRGSPEQARRGWETFGYAGSADPRGADVARAHTAQFLDAVRGVPQADLDTSGGMAPGASTRLRIEPHAPGVDRRIWWGAGSRETAEWTARQGLNLMSSTLLTEATGEGFSHLQAEQIRRYRETWKEVGHDWTPRVSVSRSIFPIVSDVDRRFFALRGEDSRDQIGVIDGLQSTFGRTYAAEPDVLIEQLTQDEALHAADTVMLTIPSQLGVDVNLHILQAFAEHVAPALGWQPNTAGPVTGCALED from the coding sequence ATGAAATCATTCGGGTTCCTCAGCTTCGGACACTACGGACACGGTCGCGGCCCTGGCGACCCCGACGCCGCTCAGGCGCTCAAGGACGCCGTCGAGATCGCGGTCGGCGCCGACGAGATCGGCGTCAACGGCGCCTACTGGCGCGTCCACCACTACGCCCGCCAGGCCGCTGCGCCCATCCCGCTGCTCTCGGCGGCCGGCGCCCGCACCAAGCGCATCGAGGTCGGCACCGGCGTCATCGATATGCGCTACGAGAACCCGCTCTACCTGGCTGAGGAGGTCGCCGCCCTCGACCTGCTCACCGACCAGCGCATCGCCATCGGCATCTCCCGCGGATCGCCGGAGCAGGCGCGGCGCGGCTGGGAGACCTTCGGCTACGCCGGCAGCGCCGACCCGCGCGGGGCTGACGTCGCCCGCGCTCACACCGCCCAGTTCCTCGACGCCGTCCGGGGCGTCCCGCAGGCAGACCTCGACACCAGCGGCGGTATGGCCCCCGGCGCCAGCACCCGCCTGCGCATCGAGCCGCACGCCCCCGGCGTGGACCGCCGCATCTGGTGGGGCGCCGGCTCACGCGAGACCGCCGAGTGGACCGCTCGCCAGGGCCTGAACCTCATGAGCTCGACCCTCCTGACCGAGGCCACCGGCGAGGGCTTCTCCCACCTCCAGGCCGAGCAGATCCGCCGCTACCGTGAGACCTGGAAGGAGGTCGGCCACGACTGGACCCCGCGCGTGAGCGTCTCGCGCTCGATCTTCCCGATCGTCTCCGACGTCGACCGTAGGTTCTTCGCCCTGCGCGGCGAGGACTCCCGCGACCAGATCGGCGTCATCGACGGCCTGCAGTCGACCTTCGGGCGCACTTACGCCGCCGAGCCCGACGTCCTCATCGAGCAGCTGACGCAGGACGAGGCGCTTCACGCCGCCGACACCGTCATGCTCACCATCCCCAGCCAGCTCGGTGTCGACGTCAACCTCCACATCCTCCAGGCCTTCGCCGAGCACGTCGCCCCCGCCCTGGGCTGGCAGCCCAACACGGCCGGTCCTGTGACGGGATGCGCCCTGGAGGACTAG